One stretch of Nitrosococcus watsonii C-113 DNA includes these proteins:
- a CDS encoding metallophosphoesterase has protein sequence MVGDIHGTYSLLAQALKRVNFDPNQDRLFAVGDLVDRGPESPDALTWLEYPWFHSCRGNHDEFVINAQNPDFDGAWWMLVNGGEWWLDLDPTTRHLFSERFQQLPLAMEVEIDQGKVGIVHADVPSQLNWAQFTAAIERGSPAIQQYALWSRNRATGKCTVPVEGIERVYCGHTVIKSGTIKIVGNVYFIDTGAAYAFPSARLTLLPLTDQQS, from the coding sequence GTGGTTGGCGATATACACGGTACCTATAGCTTACTGGCGCAAGCGCTAAAACGCGTGAACTTTGACCCCAACCAGGATCGGTTATTCGCCGTTGGCGATCTGGTAGACCGGGGCCCCGAATCCCCTGACGCCCTCACTTGGCTTGAATACCCCTGGTTCCATTCCTGCCGAGGCAACCATGACGAGTTTGTTATTAACGCCCAAAACCCTGACTTTGATGGGGCCTGGTGGATGCTGGTTAACGGCGGAGAATGGTGGTTGGACCTAGATCCAACGACCCGACATCTTTTTTCGGAACGTTTCCAGCAGCTTCCTCTCGCCATGGAGGTTGAAATAGACCAGGGCAAGGTTGGAATCGTTCATGCTGACGTTCCTTCCCAGCTCAATTGGGCGCAGTTCACGGCCGCCATTGAGCGGGGCAGTCCCGCTATCCAGCAATATGCCCTTTGGAGCCGCAATCGCGCTACCGGCAAGTGTACTGTCCCGGTTGAGGGTATTGAGCGAGTCTACTGTGGACATACCGTCATCAAAAGCGGCACTATTAAAATAGTAGGCAATGTGTACTTCATCGATACCGGCGCTGCCTATGCCTTTCCCAGTGCTAGACTGACCCTCCTCCCTTTAACTGACCAGCAAAGCTAA
- the pgeF gene encoding peptidoglycan editing factor PgeF: MGNTVHPPIITPHWPAPANVRAYTTTRNGGVSLPPYHSFNLAEHVGDTPEAVKKNRFHLHQFLSLPSEPSWLKQVHGARIVSASHGPGQQGDASIAYGPGPVCAILTADCLPLLLCNQEGTRVAAVHAGWRGLAADIIEVTISALGTPGEHLLAWLGPAIGPQAFEVGPEVKQSFLEQDNGHAQAFNAGRPGRWLADIYQLARLCLTRQGVRSIYGGEYCTVADPERFYSYRREGKTGRMATLIWLAAA; this comes from the coding sequence ATGGGAAATACGGTACACCCTCCAATCATCACTCCCCACTGGCCCGCTCCAGCCAATGTTCGCGCCTATACTACGACTCGCAACGGTGGAGTCAGCCTCCCTCCCTATCACTCATTTAACCTTGCTGAACACGTAGGCGATACCCCGGAAGCGGTTAAAAAAAACCGCTTTCACCTTCACCAGTTCCTTTCTTTGCCTAGCGAGCCAAGCTGGTTAAAGCAGGTCCATGGCGCAAGAATCGTCTCCGCGAGCCATGGTCCAGGACAGCAAGGCGATGCCAGTATTGCCTATGGACCCGGCCCTGTATGCGCCATACTCACCGCCGATTGTTTGCCACTGCTGCTCTGCAACCAGGAGGGAACGCGGGTGGCGGCGGTGCATGCAGGCTGGCGGGGGCTGGCTGCAGATATTATTGAGGTCACCATTAGCGCTTTGGGCACTCCTGGAGAACATTTGCTGGCCTGGCTGGGACCAGCGATTGGCCCCCAGGCTTTTGAAGTTGGCCCCGAGGTAAAACAAAGCTTTTTAGAACAGGATAATGGCCATGCCCAGGCTTTCAATGCTGGCCGTCCAGGACGCTGGTTAGCGGACATTTACCAACTTGCGCGCCTTTGTCTAACAAGACAAGGAGTCCGATCTATTTATGGCGGCGAATACTGCACCGTTGCTGATCCGGAGCGTTTCTATTCCTATCGGCGGGAGGGGAAAACAGGGCGCATGGCAACGCTCATTTGGCTAGCGGCTGCTTAG
- a CDS encoding glycosyltransferase family 9 protein — protein sequence MHRILFFTLSNIGDAVLTTPALEALQQCFPEAAIDLVADPRSAQLFAHCPYRGRIFHKKKKAGWQGLLSLVYQLRRVPYDLVVDLRTDGLAYLLRAQKRLTKRGIKPAGPHAVERHMAIVASLRSPAAPIPPCRVWLQAKQVQFAKAQLSPLPGHRWLALGPGANWLPKIWPASAFTALVNTVKNHFDGVVLVGGLQDRERSQAISAHLPLPYVDLCGNTDLLQVAAVLQQASIFVGNDSGLGHLAAAMNIPTLTLFGPGQPERYHPWGNRNAYVLAPNRQLAQLPATTVAQRLLQLLEKTP from the coding sequence GTGCACCGGATATTGTTTTTCACGCTCAGCAACATTGGCGATGCGGTGCTGACCACACCGGCTCTCGAAGCCTTACAGCAATGTTTTCCCGAAGCCGCTATCGATCTTGTGGCGGACCCGCGTTCGGCACAGCTATTTGCCCATTGCCCTTATCGGGGTCGCATCTTTCATAAAAAAAAGAAAGCCGGCTGGCAAGGACTGCTCAGCCTGGTGTATCAGCTACGCCGCGTTCCTTATGATCTGGTGGTTGACCTCCGCACTGATGGTCTGGCCTATCTGCTCAGGGCGCAAAAACGCCTGACCAAACGAGGAATTAAACCTGCCGGTCCCCATGCCGTAGAGCGCCACATGGCGATAGTGGCGTCTCTGCGGTCTCCCGCTGCGCCTATTCCTCCTTGCCGGGTTTGGCTGCAAGCTAAACAGGTGCAGTTTGCCAAAGCGCAGTTATCCCCCCTGCCGGGGCATCGCTGGCTTGCTTTAGGGCCAGGGGCGAATTGGCTCCCCAAAATCTGGCCCGCATCTGCCTTCACCGCACTAGTCAATACAGTCAAAAATCACTTTGATGGCGTAGTTCTTGTCGGCGGCCTCCAGGATCGGGAACGCAGCCAAGCCATCAGTGCCCATTTGCCATTGCCCTATGTTGATCTGTGTGGAAACACTGATTTACTGCAAGTGGCCGCAGTACTCCAGCAAGCCAGTATCTTTGTAGGAAACGACTCGGGGCTTGGGCATTTAGCGGCGGCAATGAATATTCCGACCCTAACTCTCTTTGGCCCCGGACAACCGGAACGTTATCATCCCTGGGGGAATCGTAACGCCTATGTATTAGCGCCCAATCGTCAGCTTGCGCAACTGCCAGCAACTACCGTTGCTCAGCGCCTCCTTCAACTTCTGGAGAAAACGCCATGA
- a CDS encoding ATP-dependent zinc protease family protein: MFLRHFILTALVLSLMLNAAASAQEKEQPPIFGWLELAKFVNWPVVAKVKMDTGALSSSLHATNLEYFQRDNTEWVRFTVDIENQRGQKEKVQEIFEEPVYRFVTITSSNGESDRRPSVLMRLCLGGEIYEEQFTLNDRSDLTYPILLGRRTIEHLGLIDVTRTFTRQPQCSNKAPVHTIEDRELNKNIGI; this comes from the coding sequence ATGTTCTTGCGTCACTTTATCCTGACTGCGCTTGTCCTTTCTCTTATGCTTAACGCTGCTGCTTCAGCTCAAGAGAAAGAGCAGCCACCTATATTTGGATGGCTCGAACTGGCCAAATTTGTAAATTGGCCGGTAGTCGCCAAGGTCAAAATGGATACCGGCGCACTTAGTTCCTCACTCCATGCCACTAACCTGGAATATTTTCAACGAGATAATACCGAATGGGTGCGCTTCACGGTAGACATTGAAAATCAGCGCGGCCAGAAAGAAAAAGTTCAGGAAATATTTGAAGAACCAGTCTACCGTTTCGTAACGATCACTAGCTCGAACGGTGAAAGTGATCGCCGGCCCTCCGTTTTGATGAGGCTTTGTCTAGGAGGTGAAATTTACGAGGAACAATTTACTTTAAATGACCGCAGTGATTTGACTTACCCTATCCTATTAGGCCGGCGCACCATCGAGCACCTGGGGTTAATCGACGTTACGCGCACTTTCACGAGACAGCCCCAATGTAGCAACAAAGCCCCGGTGCATACCATTGAAGACCGAGAACTCAACAAAAATATCGGAATCTAA
- a CDS encoding tetratricopeptide repeat protein: MKRISIQKLGIGLLCGLMLCAMLIACTQAPPAAMIRVCDSKGCSYRPSDSATYDSSAAVPDEDPEGRIAALEILAQRDPQAAYDLGLRFFRGDGVPQDSYRALKWMRSAAERGNLDAQVALGQLYLTGLEELGSDPREAEKWLSIAAGRGNEEAQTILVEAREARQAEDAYFKWRNRWQPLFYRRWYYNYPYRFYWRRGGWHHY, from the coding sequence ATGAAAAGAATAAGCATTCAGAAGCTAGGCATAGGGCTTTTATGTGGACTAATGTTGTGTGCAATGCTAATAGCCTGTACTCAAGCCCCCCCTGCGGCAATGATACGTGTTTGTGATTCTAAAGGTTGTTCCTATCGTCCTAGTGATTCCGCTACCTACGATTCCTCTGCCGCGGTACCCGATGAAGACCCAGAGGGGCGTATTGCAGCCCTGGAAATACTTGCGCAACGGGATCCCCAGGCTGCGTACGATCTAGGGCTGCGGTTTTTCCGTGGTGATGGGGTGCCGCAAGATAGCTACCGTGCGCTCAAATGGATGCGCAGTGCGGCGGAAAGGGGTAATCTCGACGCTCAAGTAGCCTTGGGACAGCTCTACTTAACAGGTCTTGAAGAGCTAGGCTCGGACCCCCGTGAGGCTGAAAAATGGCTGTCTATTGCGGCGGGCCGTGGTAATGAAGAAGCGCAAACGATTTTGGTGGAGGCAAGAGAAGCCCGGCAGGCAGAAGATGCCTATTTCAAATGGCGTAACCGCTGGCAGCCGCTATTTTATCGCCGCTGGTATTATAATTACCCTTACCGGTTCTATTGGCGAAGGGGCGGTTGGCACCATTATTAA
- a CDS encoding cation diffusion facilitator family transporter encodes MPITPASKQQPSRNERRVFWAALVTGVFTIIETIGGILSGSLALLADAGHMLADTAALTLAWLAFRVSRKPADARRSYGYQRFQVLAALINGLALFFIVIWIFLEAIARFLEPVEILAGVMLAVAVAGLVINLLTFAILYGADHHNLNLRGALLHVWGDLLGSVAALTAAAVILVSGWTFIDPLLSLFVALLILRSAWILMKKSAHILLEGSPEWLNVEELRTQLIETVPDVEDIHHVHVWLLTSENPLLTLHANICQGGNYDQTLMAIKECLHQQFGIEHSTIQIETHRCADKTPSP; translated from the coding sequence ATGCCCATTACCCCCGCTTCTAAGCAACAGCCTTCGCGAAACGAGAGGCGCGTCTTTTGGGCTGCGCTAGTCACCGGCGTTTTTACAATTATAGAGACCATCGGTGGAATACTCTCCGGCTCTCTCGCTTTGCTAGCCGATGCGGGGCATATGCTGGCGGATACCGCCGCCCTAACGCTAGCCTGGCTCGCTTTTCGAGTGAGCCGTAAACCCGCCGATGCTCGCCGTTCCTATGGCTATCAGCGATTTCAGGTGCTTGCGGCTTTAATCAATGGACTAGCCCTGTTTTTCATCGTCATCTGGATCTTCCTTGAAGCTATTGCCCGGTTCCTGGAACCCGTTGAGATACTAGCTGGTGTCATGCTAGCAGTCGCGGTAGCAGGTTTAGTTATTAATCTCCTAACCTTCGCTATTCTTTATGGCGCCGATCACCACAATCTTAATCTCCGCGGCGCCCTATTACACGTATGGGGAGATTTACTGGGCTCGGTAGCTGCCCTAACCGCCGCCGCCGTGATTCTCGTAAGCGGCTGGACCTTTATCGATCCCTTGTTGTCATTATTTGTCGCCCTACTCATTCTCCGCAGCGCCTGGATACTGATGAAGAAATCAGCCCATATCCTGCTAGAGGGTAGTCCAGAATGGTTAAATGTAGAGGAGTTACGCACCCAACTAATAGAGACCGTTCCTGATGTAGAAGATATCCACCATGTCCACGTTTGGTTACTCACCTCTGAGAATCCGCTCCTCACACTCCATGCAAACATCTGTCAAGGCGGCAACTACGATCAAACTTTGATGGCTATCAAGGAATGTCTTCACCAACAATTTGGGATCGAACACTCCACCATCCAAATCGAAACTCATCGCTGCGCGGACAAAACGCCTAGCCCATGA
- a CDS encoding glycosyltransferase, whose amino-acid sequence MIRCLHLIGSKQSGGAERFYCRLVNALHETTGTILAALPPQSTLREALNAQVPQKPISMRNVWDPWARWQIRRLIRDYQPDIIQTYMGRATRLTRIPGNVGPIHIARLGDYYNLKGYRHAHAWVGNTRGICQYLVQQGMPAARVFHISNFVDLPLPAKLALLHQLKAELTIPEDAWVLLAVGRLHPVKGFEDLLAAFALLPKSIAGRPVHLLIAGDGPLRQKLQIEAANLRLEGRVHWGGWQQNPSVFYQLADIFICPSRHEPLGNVILEAWSHGKPVIATNTQGAQELMTPTENGWITPNADPKALSKAISALLTDETLQAQLGKNGFATLQRHHSQEAIVTAYLNLYSQLLGH is encoded by the coding sequence ATGATTCGTTGCCTACATCTTATAGGAAGTAAGCAATCAGGCGGTGCGGAGCGTTTTTATTGCCGGTTAGTTAACGCTCTGCACGAAACTACCGGAACTATCCTGGCGGCTTTACCTCCCCAAAGTACACTCAGAGAGGCGCTAAACGCCCAGGTTCCCCAGAAACCAATCTCCATGAGAAATGTCTGGGACCCCTGGGCTCGTTGGCAAATTAGGCGACTTATCCGCGACTATCAGCCTGACATTATACAAACCTATATGGGCCGGGCCACACGCCTAACTCGTATTCCAGGTAATGTTGGACCCATCCATATTGCCCGCCTGGGCGACTACTATAACCTTAAAGGCTACCGCCATGCCCACGCCTGGGTTGGCAACACCCGCGGGATCTGCCAGTACTTGGTGCAGCAAGGAATGCCTGCGGCGCGGGTATTCCATATTAGTAACTTTGTCGATCTTCCCCTGCCAGCAAAACTAGCTTTACTTCATCAACTCAAAGCAGAACTGACCATTCCAGAGGATGCCTGGGTGCTCCTTGCGGTTGGTCGTCTTCATCCCGTTAAAGGTTTCGAGGATCTTCTGGCTGCTTTCGCTCTTCTGCCCAAATCTATTGCCGGCCGGCCAGTGCATTTGCTCATCGCTGGTGACGGTCCCCTCAGACAGAAACTCCAGATCGAAGCTGCCAACCTCCGTCTAGAAGGGCGGGTTCATTGGGGTGGTTGGCAACAAAACCCTAGCGTTTTTTACCAACTGGCTGATATTTTCATCTGCCCTTCCCGACACGAACCCCTGGGCAATGTGATCCTCGAAGCCTGGAGCCATGGCAAACCGGTTATCGCCACTAACACCCAAGGCGCCCAGGAACTCATGACCCCCACTGAAAATGGATGGATCACTCCTAATGCCGATCCCAAAGCTCTCAGCAAAGCCATTTCCGCCCTTCTCACGGATGAGACTTTGCAAGCCCAACTAGGGAAAAATGGTTTCGCCACCCTCCAGCGTCATCATTCCCAGGAAGCCATCGTCACCGCCTATCTGAATCTCTATAGCCAGCTACTTGGCCATTAA
- a CDS encoding sulfurtransferase — protein sequence MSYSTMISPAELAQVLGKPNWVIFDCRFNLMDSSAGWYAYQRDHIPGACYVHLEEDLSDPVTPGSGRHPLPKPERLADKLGGWGVDSTTQVVVYDDAAGAFAARLWWLLRWLGHKAVAVLDGGEHRWREEGYPLNSIVPEPAPARFEGQVQPSMTITVEDVEHASLLGYLLLDGRAPERFRGEFEPVDRVAGHIPGAKNHPFQQNLDEQGRFLPSQELAGAFRKQMGEVPSEQVVCMCGSGVTACHNLLAMEIAGFQGARLYPGSWSQWITDGTRPVATGDETHD from the coding sequence ATGTCTTATTCTACGATGATTAGTCCTGCTGAGCTGGCTCAAGTTCTCGGCAAGCCTAACTGGGTTATTTTTGATTGCCGTTTTAATCTCATGGATTCATCAGCCGGTTGGTACGCCTATCAACGAGATCACATTCCGGGGGCATGTTATGTCCACCTAGAGGAGGATTTGTCAGATCCAGTGACTCCCGGCAGCGGGCGTCATCCTCTCCCCAAGCCAGAGCGGTTGGCGGATAAATTGGGCGGTTGGGGTGTGGATTCGACGACTCAGGTTGTTGTTTACGATGACGCTGCGGGTGCCTTTGCGGCACGTTTATGGTGGTTGCTGCGTTGGTTGGGTCACAAAGCCGTAGCTGTTTTAGATGGGGGAGAACACCGCTGGCGGGAGGAAGGGTATCCACTGAATAGTATAGTGCCTGAACCAGCGCCGGCTCGTTTTGAGGGTCAGGTCCAACCCTCCATGACGATCACCGTGGAAGATGTAGAGCATGCCTCGTTGCTTGGATATCTTCTCTTGGATGGACGGGCGCCAGAACGTTTTCGGGGTGAGTTTGAGCCCGTCGATAGGGTTGCTGGCCATATCCCGGGGGCAAAAAACCACCCTTTCCAGCAAAATTTGGATGAGCAGGGAAGATTTTTGCCTTCCCAAGAGCTGGCAGGCGCTTTTCGAAAGCAGATGGGGGAGGTACCGTCAGAGCAAGTGGTGTGCATGTGTGGCTCCGGCGTCACTGCCTGCCATAATTTACTTGCCATGGAAATTGCGGGGTTTCAGGGGGCACGGTTATATCCTGGGTCCTGGAGCCAGTGGATCACCGATGGAACCCGGCCTGTGGCCACGGGGGATGAAACCCATGATTAA